One stretch of Clavibacter californiensis DNA includes these proteins:
- a CDS encoding maltotransferase domain-containing protein, which translates to MTTPQDGPDPLPRPVRGRAARKAAKAQKLQDAQKPPEARPPLIPEAPPAEPVDAPVTVDPPAVAEAPVPGVPEPVPAELAGVGLDGVEPEAHADPLPADAPADPVVERATAPRHAAPDAEVDALPAEPAPESGPVPASGPVPAPGIAVADVTEPDVEAPGVTPADAPAAAAPASTDTATAHGSEPADEPYVPVIGRIPILSLTPQIEDDLWPAKSFVHDVVPFGATIFREGHDLIGADVLLTDPTGAVTEHRMQLDATKPGLDRWITTAQLETQGVWTWRVSAWSDDFGTWLHNAEIKVPAGLDVDVMLALGGEALERAAADETRDAADRDVLRAALAGISDADASPEARLAAATTPDVLAAIDRLPLRSLVTLSPERTIVVERERAAVGSWYEFFPRSEGAVQHEDGSWTSGTFQTAAGRLPAIRDMGFDVVYIPPVHPIGRTNRKGPNNTLTAGEHDPGSPYGIGSEDGGHDSIHPELGTAEDFRAFVDAVADHGMELAIDIALQASPDHPWVTTHPELFTTLPDGSIAFAENPPKKYQDIYPLNFDNDPEGSYREMLRVMRVWLGLGVKIFRVDNPHTKPLVFWERLIHQVMRDEPDAIFLSEAFTRPAMMRTLAKIGFQQSYTYFTWRNTKQELEEYLTEVSHETSDYLRPNFFANTHDILTPYLQFGGRAAYRIRAAIAATASPSWGIYSGYELIENVARPGAEENIDNEKYEYKPRDWARQEELGGSIAPEIARLNEIRRQHPALRQLRNLDVHWSDDDSILVYSKHLAAEHTGTGEADTILVVANVDPHSARETQVHLDPTRWGLAEDAVFDVEDLLTGDVYTWSTSNFVRLDAFTHPVHVFRVTPTASKG; encoded by the coding sequence GTGACCACACCCCAGGACGGACCCGATCCCCTCCCCCGCCCGGTGCGCGGCCGTGCAGCGCGCAAGGCCGCCAAGGCCCAGAAGCTCCAGGACGCCCAGAAGCCGCCCGAGGCCCGGCCCCCGCTCATCCCCGAGGCGCCCCCCGCGGAGCCGGTCGATGCCCCCGTGACGGTGGATCCCCCCGCCGTCGCCGAGGCTCCCGTCCCCGGGGTCCCCGAACCGGTCCCGGCCGAGCTCGCAGGCGTCGGCCTCGACGGCGTCGAGCCGGAGGCCCACGCCGACCCGCTGCCCGCGGACGCCCCGGCGGATCCCGTCGTGGAGCGCGCCACGGCCCCGCGTCACGCCGCGCCCGATGCCGAGGTCGACGCCCTTCCCGCCGAGCCCGCGCCCGAGTCGGGACCCGTGCCCGCGTCGGGACCCGTGCCCGCGCCCGGGATCGCCGTCGCGGATGTCACCGAGCCCGACGTGGAGGCTCCCGGCGTGACTCCCGCCGATGCGCCCGCGGCAGCCGCCCCGGCGTCGACCGACACCGCGACCGCGCACGGGTCCGAGCCCGCCGACGAGCCGTACGTCCCCGTCATCGGCCGCATCCCGATCCTGTCGCTCACCCCGCAGATCGAGGACGACCTCTGGCCCGCGAAGAGCTTCGTCCACGACGTGGTGCCCTTCGGCGCGACGATCTTCCGCGAGGGCCACGACCTCATCGGCGCCGACGTGCTCCTCACCGATCCCACGGGCGCCGTGACCGAGCACCGCATGCAGCTCGACGCCACGAAGCCCGGGCTCGACCGCTGGATCACGACGGCCCAGCTCGAGACGCAGGGCGTCTGGACCTGGCGCGTGAGCGCGTGGTCGGACGACTTCGGCACGTGGCTGCACAACGCGGAGATCAAGGTCCCCGCTGGCCTCGACGTCGACGTGATGCTCGCCCTCGGCGGTGAGGCGCTCGAGCGCGCCGCCGCCGACGAGACCCGCGACGCCGCCGACCGCGACGTCCTCCGGGCGGCGCTCGCCGGCATCTCCGACGCCGACGCCTCACCCGAGGCGCGCCTCGCCGCCGCGACGACCCCCGACGTCCTCGCCGCGATCGACCGCCTGCCCCTCCGCAGCCTCGTCACCCTCTCTCCCGAACGGACCATCGTGGTCGAGCGCGAGCGCGCCGCCGTCGGATCCTGGTACGAGTTCTTCCCCCGCTCCGAGGGCGCGGTCCAGCACGAGGACGGATCCTGGACGAGCGGCACATTCCAGACCGCCGCCGGCCGCCTCCCCGCGATCCGCGACATGGGCTTCGACGTCGTCTACATCCCGCCGGTGCACCCCATCGGCCGCACCAACCGCAAGGGCCCGAACAACACCCTCACGGCCGGCGAGCATGACCCGGGCTCGCCCTACGGCATCGGCTCCGAGGACGGCGGTCACGACTCCATCCACCCGGAGCTCGGCACGGCAGAGGACTTCCGCGCGTTCGTCGACGCCGTGGCCGACCACGGCATGGAGCTCGCGATCGACATCGCCCTCCAGGCCTCGCCCGACCACCCGTGGGTCACGACGCACCCGGAGCTGTTCACGACGCTGCCCGACGGATCCATCGCCTTCGCGGAGAACCCGCCGAAGAAGTACCAGGACATCTACCCGCTGAACTTCGACAACGACCCGGAAGGGTCGTACCGGGAGATGCTGCGCGTCATGCGCGTGTGGCTGGGGCTCGGCGTCAAGATCTTCCGCGTCGACAACCCGCACACCAAGCCGCTCGTGTTCTGGGAGCGCCTCATCCACCAGGTGATGCGCGACGAGCCCGACGCGATCTTCCTCAGCGAGGCGTTCACGCGCCCCGCGATGATGCGGACGCTCGCCAAGATCGGCTTCCAGCAGTCGTACACGTACTTCACGTGGCGGAACACGAAGCAGGAGCTCGAGGAGTACCTCACCGAGGTCAGCCACGAGACGAGCGACTACCTGCGCCCGAACTTCTTCGCGAACACGCACGACATCCTCACGCCGTACCTGCAGTTCGGCGGGCGCGCGGCGTACCGGATCCGCGCGGCCATCGCCGCCACCGCGTCGCCGTCGTGGGGCATCTACTCGGGCTACGAGCTGATCGAGAACGTCGCGCGCCCCGGCGCCGAGGAGAACATCGACAACGAGAAGTACGAGTACAAGCCGCGCGACTGGGCCCGCCAGGAGGAGCTCGGCGGGTCCATCGCGCCGGAGATCGCGCGGCTCAACGAGATCCGCCGCCAGCACCCCGCGCTCCGACAGCTGCGCAACCTCGACGTGCACTGGAGCGACGACGACTCGATCCTCGTCTACTCCAAGCACCTCGCGGCGGAGCACACGGGCACGGGCGAGGCCGACACGATCCTCGTCGTCGCCAACGTCGACCCGCACTCCGCGCGCGAGACCCAGGTCCACCTCGATCCCACCCGCTGGGGCCTCGCCGAGGACGCCGTGTTCGACGTCGAGGACCTCCTCACGGGCGACGTCTACACGTGGTCGACCTCCAACTTCGTCCGGCTCGACGCGTTCACGCACCCCGTGCACGTGTTCCGGGTCACCCCGACCGCATCGAAGGGATGA